The following are encoded in a window of Camarhynchus parvulus chromosome 1A, STF_HiC, whole genome shotgun sequence genomic DNA:
- the BID gene encoding BH3-interacting domain death agonist: MEQINGPLQMEHALLFSFLEVSSDCKFKDQLHSLQSQQIMLYQGSDDDELQTDGNRSGHFRNGDVGLAPTNEEVIRIIAAQLAEIGDQLDKEIQERVVNGLVQHFMNENLSNEEITRHMSRVVRELIQAIPSDMEQEKAMLVLAMVLTKKIVNTVPFLLRRVFDTTVNYMNRQFHNYIVDMLGE; this comes from the exons ATGGAACAG ATCAATGGACCTCTTCAGATGGAGCATGCATTGCTGTTCAGCTTCCTGGAGGTATCCTCTGACTGTAAGTTCAAAGACCAGCTGCATTCCCTGCAAAGCCAGCAGATCATGTTGTACCAAGGGAGCGATGATGACGAGCTGCAGACCGATGGCAATCGCAGTGGCCACTTCCGGAATGGTGACGTAG GGTTGGCTCCAACAAATGAAGAGGTTATCCGGATCATTGCTGCTCAGCTCGCCGAGATTGGAGACCAGTTGGATAAAGAAATCCAAGAAAGAGTAGTAAATGGCCTAGTGCAGCATTTTATGAATGAGAATCTGTCTAATGAG GAGATAACCCGGCACATGTCCCGGGTAGTGAGAGAGCTCATACAAGCCATCCCCTCAGACATGGAACAGGAGAAGGCCATGTTGGTGCTAGCAATGGTGTTGACTAAGAAAATTGTGAATACAGTGCCTTTCCTTCTGCGCCGTGTCTTCGACACCACTGTGAACTACATGAACCGGCAGTTCCACAACTACATTGTTGATATG CTGGGTGAGTGA